In a single window of the Luteibacter rhizovicinus DSM 16549 genome:
- a CDS encoding helix-turn-helix domain-containing protein — protein sequence MSTSYNDSRTLSGAPAPSPAACLFWQDFQRRQGISTMLDGYVGERLRLATFRHSPHVMTGDSLARIHRGAALLCHHLDGGARVEQHGRRGDLATGDFCLIDLSRPFRLQIGSATVQTLYLPLAALRETMPRLDQLSAVGLHGHLSAVGYLRVLFHELFAHASELTEAVADRVADAIPHMLAAAFESMAAVETSPSQLRQQYKQQVRRFVRDHLADPALCVEMIGAGVGLSPSYLFELFADESMTLMRWVRAERLARCRRELADTALRYRSIAQVAQSWGFGDMTHFSRCFRDIFGMSPREFRQSCLEGRMQE from the coding sequence TTGTCTACTTCGTATAACGATTCACGGACGCTCTCCGGGGCACCGGCCCCCAGCCCAGCCGCGTGCCTGTTCTGGCAGGACTTCCAGCGGCGGCAGGGCATCAGCACGATGCTGGATGGCTATGTTGGCGAACGCCTGCGTCTGGCCACCTTCCGTCACAGCCCGCACGTCATGACCGGCGACTCCCTGGCGCGCATCCACCGGGGCGCCGCGCTTCTGTGCCATCACCTGGACGGCGGCGCCAGGGTCGAGCAGCACGGGCGGCGGGGGGATTTAGCCACGGGCGATTTCTGCCTGATCGATCTCTCCCGACCCTTCCGGTTGCAGATCGGTAGCGCCACCGTGCAGACGCTTTACCTACCCCTCGCGGCGCTTCGCGAGACCATGCCGCGGCTCGATCAGTTGTCGGCGGTCGGCCTTCACGGCCACCTGAGTGCCGTAGGCTACCTGCGCGTGCTTTTCCATGAACTCTTTGCGCACGCCTCCGAGCTCACCGAAGCCGTGGCCGACCGCGTGGCCGATGCGATACCGCACATGCTTGCGGCGGCCTTTGAATCCATGGCGGCGGTGGAGACCTCGCCCTCGCAACTTCGCCAACAGTACAAGCAGCAGGTGCGCCGCTTCGTGCGCGACCACCTGGCCGATCCCGCGCTTTGTGTCGAAATGATCGGCGCCGGGGTCGGGCTATCCCCGAGCTACCTCTTCGAGTTGTTCGCCGACGAATCGATGACCCTGATGCGCTGGGTACGCGCCGAGCGGCTCGCGCGCTGCCGTCGTGAACTTGCGGATACCGCCTTGCGTTACCGCAGTATTGCGCAGGTGGCACAGTCATGGGGCTTTGGCGACATGACGCACTTCAGTCGCTGCTTTCGCGACATTTTCGGCATGTCGCCGCGCGAATTTCGCCAGTCCTGCCTTGAAGGAAGGATGCAGGAATAA
- a CDS encoding M20/M25/M40 family metallo-hydrolase, which yields MRHTLRLHALAACLALAFSAHAADKATTIPDKAVTAATELRDRAMNDNTGYEFVSALTTEVGPRLAGSAADARGVAWTVAKFKAMGFDKVYTEKVSYPLWQRHSEHGAIVAPFPQPLALTALGYSAGTPAGGLTADVVAFNDLDALKAADPASVKGKIVYVSTHMQQQKDGHDYGMGSATRTRGAVLAAQMGAAAYLLRSAGTDAHSRTPHTGVTGFTDPKQAIPAAALSLPDADQLERVLKEGKPVTLKLDLDVGFAGTYEGANVIAEVTGRKYPNEVVAIGGHLDSWDLGTGAIDDGAGVAIAAAAAKLIKDMPQRPDRTIRVIAFSNEEMGLWGGRAYAEAHAKDVAKFQLGTESDFGAGRIWRMTASVKPEALGAIQQIAKVVEPIGVAYDASKPGGGGSDLSQMHGKGMAALSLTQDGTDYFDYHHNANDTLDKIDPKALAQNVAVYAAFAYMAAQANGDFGSKPGAFAKDGAHD from the coding sequence ATGCGTCATACGCTTCGTCTCCACGCGCTGGCCGCGTGTCTTGCGCTCGCCTTTTCCGCCCACGCCGCCGACAAGGCCACGACGATTCCGGACAAGGCCGTGACCGCGGCGACCGAATTGCGCGATCGCGCGATGAACGACAACACCGGCTACGAGTTCGTGTCCGCACTCACCACCGAGGTCGGCCCGCGACTCGCCGGCAGTGCCGCCGATGCCCGTGGCGTCGCCTGGACGGTGGCGAAGTTCAAGGCCATGGGCTTCGACAAGGTCTACACCGAGAAGGTGAGCTATCCGCTGTGGCAGCGCCACAGCGAACATGGGGCGATCGTCGCGCCCTTCCCGCAGCCGCTCGCCCTTACCGCGCTCGGCTATTCGGCGGGCACCCCCGCTGGCGGCCTCACGGCCGACGTGGTCGCCTTCAACGACCTCGATGCACTCAAGGCCGCGGACCCGGCGAGCGTCAAGGGCAAGATCGTCTACGTCAGCACGCACATGCAGCAGCAGAAGGACGGGCACGACTACGGCATGGGTTCGGCCACGCGCACGCGTGGTGCGGTACTCGCCGCGCAGATGGGCGCCGCCGCCTACCTGTTGCGTTCCGCCGGTACCGACGCGCACAGCCGCACACCGCACACGGGCGTCACCGGCTTTACCGATCCGAAGCAGGCGATTCCCGCCGCCGCCCTGTCCCTGCCGGATGCGGACCAGCTTGAGCGCGTGCTGAAGGAAGGCAAGCCGGTCACGCTGAAGTTGGACCTCGACGTCGGCTTTGCCGGCACCTACGAAGGCGCGAACGTTATCGCCGAAGTCACCGGCCGCAAGTACCCGAACGAAGTCGTCGCCATCGGTGGCCATCTCGATTCGTGGGACCTGGGCACCGGGGCCATCGACGATGGCGCCGGCGTGGCGATTGCCGCCGCGGCCGCCAAGCTCATCAAGGACATGCCGCAACGCCCCGACCGGACCATCCGTGTCATCGCCTTCTCCAATGAGGAAATGGGCCTGTGGGGCGGTCGCGCCTATGCCGAAGCCCACGCGAAGGACGTGGCGAAGTTCCAGCTCGGCACCGAGTCCGATTTCGGCGCCGGCCGTATCTGGCGAATGACGGCGAGCGTGAAGCCCGAGGCCCTCGGTGCGATCCAGCAGATCGCCAAGGTGGTCGAGCCGATCGGCGTCGCGTACGACGCCAGCAAGCCCGGCGGTGGCGGCTCCGACCTGTCGCAGATGCATGGCAAGGGCATGGCGGCGCTATCGCTCACCCAGGACGGCACGGACTACTTCGACTACCACCACAACGCCAACGACACGCTAGACAAGATCGACCCGAAAGCGCTGGCGCAGAATGTGGCCGTCTATGCCGCGTTCGCCTACATGGCCGCCCAGGCCAACGGCGATTTCGGTTCGAAGCCGGGCGCGTTCGCGAAGGATGGCGCGCACGATTGA
- a CDS encoding response regulator, with translation MDLQSLILVVDDDPELRSLITEFLGGHGYRVQSAENALQMNVAIERERPDLVVLDVMMPGEDGLSAARRLAADKGPPVIILSALGGDTDRIIGLEVGADDYLAKPCNPRELLARVRAVLRRTGNSEPVAAEDARPYGFAGWRLDVTRRDLRDPTGIFINLSDGEFALLRSFVEHPQRILSRDQLLDLVHGGRSEVFDRAIDTQISRLRRKLNDRVHEEMIRTVRNEGYMLVPKVSRL, from the coding sequence ATGGATCTTCAGTCGCTCATCCTCGTCGTCGACGACGACCCCGAACTGCGCAGCCTGATCACGGAATTTCTCGGTGGTCACGGGTATCGCGTGCAGTCGGCCGAGAACGCCCTGCAGATGAACGTGGCAATCGAGCGCGAACGCCCGGACCTCGTCGTGCTCGACGTGATGATGCCGGGCGAGGACGGCCTGAGCGCGGCCAGGCGCCTGGCGGCCGACAAGGGACCGCCCGTCATCATCCTCAGCGCGCTGGGCGGTGACACGGACCGCATCATCGGTCTGGAAGTCGGCGCCGACGATTACCTCGCCAAGCCCTGCAATCCGCGCGAGCTGCTCGCGCGCGTCCGTGCGGTATTACGCAGAACCGGCAATAGCGAGCCGGTCGCCGCCGAGGATGCCCGACCCTACGGCTTTGCCGGCTGGCGTCTCGACGTGACCCGGCGCGACCTCCGCGATCCCACCGGTATCTTCATCAATCTGTCCGATGGCGAGTTCGCGCTGTTGCGTAGCTTCGTGGAGCATCCGCAGCGCATTCTCAGTCGCGACCAGTTGCTCGACCTGGTGCATGGCGGCCGCTCGGAGGTATTCGACCGCGCGATCGATACCCAGATCAGCCGTCTACGGCGCAAGCTCAACGACCGTGTGCACGAGGAAATGATCCGGACCGTGCGCAACGAGGGCTACATGTTGGTTCCCAAGGTGTCGCGCCTGTGA
- a CDS encoding efflux RND transporter permease subunit produces the protein MNLPELCIRRPVMTTLLMAALVIFGIAAYPRLPVNELPNVDFPTINISASLPGASPETMASSVATPLESQLSTVAGIDSMTSSSSLGSTTITVTFSLDRSIDGAAQDVQAAISAAQRQLPQDMPTPPTYRKVNPADAPILFLTMQSSTLPLSTVDDYAETELAQRLSMVDGVAQVNVYGSQKYAVRIAVDPDRLAATGIGVDKMVDAIAAANVNKATGSLNGRRQLLSIRSDGQLMRAADYGQIVVAYRNGAPVRLSDIAVPRDSVQDDQKASWYNGTRAITLAIQRQPGANTVETVDKILALLPNFSVTLPPSVKLDVMYDRSDSIRDSVHDVQFTLVLAGILVVIVIYLFLGNASATLIPAVALPISVLGTFGAMFALGYSLDNLSLLALTLAVGFVVDDAIVMLENIMRHIEMGETPFDAAVKGANEIGFTIFSMTLSLVAVFIPVMFMSGIVGRLFHEFAVVISVSILISGFVSITLTPMLCSRFVKAHSHDKRSFIVVWFDRGFASMTNGYTSTLAWCMRHPRTVVGVFALSLVATGVLFVITPKDFIPAGDSGQLRVTTEGPTDISFAAMSARQQSLADMALKDPNIEGVMSSVGAGGARATINSGSLLLRLKDPAERGHTTPDQIIQELRHKFAEVPGIRTYIQNPPSIQVGGRQSKAQYQYTVQSTDLHALYDWSGKLVAAFQKLPGFQDVTTDLDLNSPSMVVTVNRNKLAPLGLTMDQVQTALGSAFGENQISTIYGSATQYWVILQVERRMQDDPAVLSKLYVTADSGKLVPLNTVASFERKPQVLTVNHQGQLPAVTVSFNLAPGVSLSDAVASIDRATTELKLPPTLSGSVQGTAQAFQDSVKGMGLLLLLAVFVIYLVLGILYESFIHPLTILSGLPAAAVGALLTLVIFNASLDLFAFVGIIMLVGIVKKNAIMMIDFALERQREGGVTPYEAIAEACRVRFRPIMMTTAAAFAGTLPIALGIGAGASTRQPLGLAVVGGLVVSQILTLYLTPVIYLYMNRLQEHLAPSKKLETHPAH, from the coding sequence ATGAACCTCCCGGAACTGTGTATCCGTCGCCCGGTGATGACGACGTTGCTGATGGCTGCGCTGGTCATTTTCGGTATCGCCGCATACCCGCGGTTGCCAGTGAACGAATTACCGAACGTCGATTTTCCGACGATCAACATCAGCGCATCGCTGCCGGGTGCGTCGCCTGAGACGATGGCATCGTCGGTGGCGACACCGCTCGAGTCCCAGCTATCGACCGTGGCCGGCATCGACTCGATGACCTCGTCCAGTTCGCTCGGCTCGACCACGATCACCGTCACGTTTTCGCTCGACCGCAGCATCGATGGCGCGGCGCAGGACGTCCAGGCGGCCATTTCCGCGGCGCAGCGCCAGCTGCCGCAGGACATGCCCACGCCGCCGACGTATCGCAAGGTCAATCCGGCCGACGCGCCGATCCTGTTCCTCACCATGCAATCGTCGACGCTGCCGTTGTCCACCGTCGACGATTACGCCGAGACCGAACTCGCCCAGCGGCTGTCGATGGTCGATGGCGTGGCACAGGTTAACGTCTACGGCTCGCAGAAATACGCCGTGCGCATCGCCGTCGATCCGGATCGGCTTGCCGCGACCGGCATCGGCGTGGACAAGATGGTCGATGCGATCGCCGCCGCCAACGTCAACAAGGCCACGGGTTCGCTTAACGGGCGGCGGCAGCTGCTGTCCATTCGTTCGGATGGCCAGTTGATGCGTGCCGCCGACTACGGGCAGATCGTGGTGGCCTATCGCAATGGCGCACCCGTGCGGCTGTCCGACATCGCCGTACCGCGCGACAGCGTGCAGGACGACCAGAAGGCGAGCTGGTACAACGGCACGCGCGCCATCACCCTTGCCATCCAGCGTCAGCCGGGAGCGAATACGGTGGAGACGGTCGACAAGATCCTCGCCCTGTTGCCGAACTTCAGCGTGACCTTGCCGCCGTCGGTGAAGCTGGACGTCATGTACGACCGTTCCGATTCGATTCGCGATTCGGTGCACGACGTACAGTTCACCCTGGTCCTCGCCGGCATCCTCGTCGTCATCGTGATCTACCTGTTCCTCGGTAACGCCTCGGCCACGTTGATTCCCGCCGTGGCCTTGCCGATCTCGGTGCTGGGCACCTTCGGTGCGATGTTCGCGCTGGGCTACAGCCTGGACAACCTGTCCCTGCTCGCGTTGACGCTCGCGGTGGGCTTCGTCGTCGACGATGCCATCGTGATGCTCGAGAACATCATGCGCCACATCGAAATGGGCGAGACGCCGTTCGATGCGGCGGTGAAGGGCGCCAACGAAATCGGCTTCACGATCTTCTCGATGACGCTGTCACTGGTCGCCGTGTTTATCCCGGTGATGTTCATGAGCGGGATCGTCGGACGACTGTTCCACGAGTTTGCCGTGGTCATCAGCGTTTCGATCCTGATCTCGGGCTTCGTCTCGATCACGCTCACGCCGATGTTGTGCAGCCGTTTCGTCAAGGCTCACTCGCATGACAAGCGCAGCTTTATCGTCGTCTGGTTCGATCGTGGCTTTGCCTCGATGACCAACGGTTACACGAGTACGCTGGCCTGGTGCATGCGCCACCCGCGCACGGTGGTCGGTGTCTTTGCGCTGAGCCTCGTGGCGACGGGCGTCCTGTTCGTGATCACCCCGAAGGACTTCATTCCCGCCGGCGATAGCGGTCAGTTGCGTGTCACCACCGAAGGTCCGACCGACATCTCGTTCGCGGCGATGTCCGCGCGGCAGCAGTCGCTGGCCGACATGGCGTTGAAGGATCCAAATATCGAAGGCGTCATGTCGAGCGTGGGTGCCGGCGGTGCCCGTGCCACGATCAACTCGGGCTCACTGCTGCTCCGGTTGAAGGATCCGGCTGAGCGTGGGCATACCACGCCCGACCAGATCATCCAGGAGCTACGGCACAAATTCGCCGAAGTGCCGGGAATTCGCACCTATATCCAGAATCCGCCATCGATCCAGGTCGGTGGGCGGCAGTCGAAAGCGCAGTACCAGTACACGGTGCAGTCGACCGACCTGCATGCGCTGTACGACTGGTCGGGCAAGCTGGTCGCGGCGTTCCAGAAACTGCCCGGTTTCCAGGACGTGACGACCGACCTCGATCTGAACAGTCCCTCCATGGTGGTCACGGTCAATCGCAACAAGCTGGCGCCGCTGGGGCTGACGATGGACCAGGTGCAAACCGCGCTGGGTTCGGCCTTCGGTGAAAACCAGATCTCGACCATCTATGGATCGGCCACGCAGTACTGGGTGATCCTCCAGGTCGAACGACGCATGCAGGACGATCCCGCGGTCCTGTCGAAGCTCTACGTGACGGCGGATAGCGGCAAGCTCGTGCCGTTGAATACGGTGGCCAGCTTCGAGCGTAAACCGCAGGTGCTGACGGTGAATCACCAGGGCCAGCTGCCCGCCGTCACCGTGTCGTTCAATCTCGCACCGGGCGTCTCCCTCAGCGACGCGGTGGCAAGCATCGATCGTGCGACGACCGAACTGAAGTTACCGCCGACGTTGAGCGGCAGCGTGCAGGGCACGGCGCAGGCCTTCCAGGATTCGGTGAAGGGCATGGGCTTGTTGCTCTTGCTCGCGGTGTTCGTCATCTACCTCGTGCTGGGCATTCTCTACGAAAGCTTCATTCACCCGCTGACGATTCTGTCAGGCCTGCCGGCCGCGGCGGTGGGTGCCTTGTTGACGCTGGTGATCTTCAACGCGTCGCTGGATCTGTTCGCCTTCGTCGGCATCATCATGCTGGTCGGCATCGTGAAGAAGAACGCGATCATGATGATCGACTTCGCCCTGGAGCGTCAGCGCGAGGGCGGCGTCACGCCGTATGAGGCGATCGCCGAGGCCTGCCGCGTGCGTTTTCGTCCGATCATGATGACGACGGCCGCCGCGTTCGCCGGCACGCTGCCTATCGCGCTCGGCATCGGCGCCGGCGCATCGACACGGCAGCCGCTGGGCCTGGCCGTGGTGGGCGGCCTAGTGGTCTCGCAGATCCTGACGCTCTACCTCACGCCGGTGATCTACCTGTACATGAATCGCCTGCAGGAACACCTGGCGCCTTCGAAAAAGCTAGAGACGCATCCTGCGCACTGA
- a CDS encoding sensor histidine kinase: MHLSRLSIFSRTFLMMIGALLVAAAIGFAVLVIRPPLRPSAVSLFELAAVLQPETSPFGNRPFGDDRSHPGEGGPPPGAAFDHRGDADLDIATMPGPPTPPASFDSKASDIVAMHLADIFQVSGDRLRVFVTERDLPGAHGPMRLGLGGGSIVALRQADGRWRVATVPVEPFPTVLQQQIVLLLALGVLVLLPLAFLFARALAAPIRRFSEAAQRLGGDTSAPPVVREGPPEMRQAVDSFNAMQARINRLLQERTQMIAAIAHDLRTPLTRLTFRLDGLPSPLAEKVDADIQEMKTMISAALDFIRDRSLGVHRHRLDVRLLVESVVDDLADIGHDVTVQAGTAITIEGDPVALRRAVINLVENGLKYGERVRLRLRSTGDGCVLEVDDDGPGIPDAMQQQVFEPFFRLEASRNRDTGGIGLGLATVRAIVLDHGGTVTLRNRKDSGLRVVVSLPATAPTGS, translated from the coding sequence ATGCACCTTTCCCGACTGTCGATCTTCTCCCGTACGTTCCTCATGATGATCGGCGCGCTACTGGTTGCCGCAGCCATCGGCTTTGCCGTCCTCGTCATCAGGCCGCCACTGCGACCTTCGGCGGTCAGCCTCTTTGAACTGGCCGCCGTGCTGCAGCCCGAGACGTCGCCTTTCGGCAACCGGCCTTTTGGCGACGATCGCTCCCATCCCGGTGAAGGCGGACCGCCCCCGGGCGCGGCATTCGACCATCGCGGCGACGCCGACCTGGATATCGCCACGATGCCAGGGCCACCGACACCGCCGGCGTCGTTCGACAGCAAAGCCTCGGACATCGTCGCCATGCACCTGGCGGACATTTTCCAGGTATCCGGCGACCGACTGCGTGTCTTCGTCACCGAGCGGGACCTCCCGGGGGCGCACGGCCCGATGCGACTCGGCCTCGGCGGCGGATCGATCGTCGCCCTCAGGCAGGCGGACGGCCGCTGGCGAGTCGCTACCGTCCCGGTTGAGCCCTTTCCCACGGTGCTTCAGCAACAGATCGTCCTGCTGCTCGCGCTCGGTGTCCTCGTCCTGTTGCCTTTGGCCTTTCTCTTCGCCCGGGCGCTTGCCGCGCCGATCCGACGTTTTTCCGAGGCGGCGCAACGGCTCGGAGGCGACACCAGTGCACCGCCCGTCGTGCGGGAGGGCCCGCCTGAGATGCGCCAGGCGGTCGATTCCTTCAACGCCATGCAGGCACGCATCAACCGGCTGCTGCAGGAGCGCACGCAGATGATCGCTGCCATCGCGCATGACTTGCGCACGCCACTGACACGCCTGACGTTTCGCCTGGATGGACTGCCTTCTCCGCTCGCCGAGAAGGTCGATGCGGACATCCAGGAGATGAAGACGATGATCTCCGCCGCCCTGGACTTCATTCGGGATCGGTCGCTCGGCGTGCATCGCCACCGACTGGACGTCCGTTTGCTCGTGGAAAGCGTCGTGGACGATCTCGCCGACATCGGCCATGACGTGACGGTGCAGGCCGGGACGGCCATCACGATTGAAGGCGACCCGGTCGCCCTGCGTCGCGCCGTGATCAACCTGGTCGAGAACGGACTCAAGTACGGCGAGCGCGTGCGTTTACGTCTGCGCAGCACCGGCGACGGCTGTGTGCTGGAGGTGGATGACGATGGCCCGGGCATTCCCGACGCCATGCAGCAGCAGGTGTTCGAACCGTTCTTTCGCCTGGAGGCCTCGCGCAACCGCGATACCGGCGGCATCGGCCTGGGGCTGGCCACCGTTCGCGCCATCGTGCTCGACCACGGCGGCACCGTGACGCTGCGCAACCGCAAGGATAGCGGCCTCCGCGTTGTCGTCAGCCTGCCTGCGACGGCGCCGACAGGCAGCTGA